One segment of Leptotrichia sp. oral taxon 215 str. W9775 DNA contains the following:
- a CDS encoding alpha/beta hydrolase codes for MKKNEIMICGKKCILYLNEDTEYILIQPVDENDISVLDNEVKHIEENTDRNFSLVAFKIEDWNSELTPWEMPLLRGKGNFGDGATRTLEFIKNDLIPALSECINTGNNEIKYILGGYSLAGLFSLWSGYQTDIFEGIAAVSPSVWYKRWIEYVEAGKPLSEKIYLSLGDTEEKTKHQILSKIGDNIRKQHEILEKSENVKTVLEWNEGNHFQNPDIRTAKGFLWVMNK; via the coding sequence ATGAAAAAGAATGAAATAATGATTTGTGGGAAAAAATGTATCCTGTATTTAAACGAAGATACTGAATATATACTGATACAGCCTGTGGATGAAAATGATATAAGTGTGCTGGATAATGAAGTGAAGCACATAGAAGAAAATACAGACAGGAATTTTAGCCTTGTGGCGTTTAAAATAGAAGACTGGAATAGCGAACTTACTCCATGGGAAATGCCACTTCTTAGAGGAAAAGGAAATTTTGGAGACGGTGCAACCAGAACATTGGAATTTATAAAAAATGACCTGATACCAGCTTTGTCAGAATGTATAAATACTGGAAATAATGAGATAAAGTATATTTTAGGAGGGTATTCGCTGGCGGGACTGTTTTCCTTGTGGAGCGGATACCAGACAGATATTTTTGAAGGAATAGCTGCGGTTTCTCCATCAGTCTGGTACAAAAGATGGATAGAATACGTGGAAGCTGGAAAACCTTTATCAGAAAAAATTTATCTGAGCCTCGGAGATACAGAAGAAAAAACAAAACATCAGATTTTGTCTAAAATAGGTGATAATATAAGAAAACAGCATGAAATTCTTGAAAAATCAGAAAATGTGAAGACAGTTCTTGAATGGAATGAAGGAAATCACTTTCAAAATCCTGATATAAGAACTGCAAAAGGATTTTTATGGGTGATGAATAAGTAG